The DNA segment CAGAAACTTGCAAAGGAATATACAGTAAAAGCTCAGAAGGCTCTTGATGCCGGAGAGTATGCCCTTTCTGAAGAATATGCAAAAAAAGCAGAAGAAAATGCTGCTCTTTCTGAAGAATATATCCGCCACATGCTTGCTAAAGATAATGCGGACAGGGATATGAAGGCTGCAAAAGAAAGAATCGCTTACGTTGAATCAATTCATGGTGACGTAAACTTTCCTATTGCCTATGAAGCAGCTGTAAAAGCTTACGGACAGGCAGAAGGTGCATATACTGCAGAAGATTATGAAGGTGCTTCAAGAATTGCAAAGACGGTTCTTGATACCCTTGCAGAAATTTATGAGATTACTCCTCTTCCTAAGTATTATATTGTTCGTCCCTGGGCAACGGATAAGGATTGTTTCTGGAATATTTCAGGACGTCCTTATGTTTATAACAACCCGTTCCTCTGGGAAAATCTTTACGAAGCAAACAAATCTAAGCTTCCAAAGCCTAGTGATCCTAACCTGATTCTTCCTGGCATGAAGATGGAGATTCCTTCAATAACAGGTGAATACCGTGACGGTGTTTACAGTCCTGATGTTGAATACGAACCTTATAAACCGGCTAAATAAGTTTCGGTAAATATTGCTTATAATCCCTGGGGTACGCTGCAGAATGTATCTCAGGGATTTTTTTTAGTCTGCGTTCTGCATTTTATAAGTCAGGTACAGGCCGACTGCACTGCTCATAAGGGCGTGCTGGTAAAGTTCAGATGCCTGGTTTTTAAGGACTTCTTCTACAGGAAGTTCCATGCAGTTTACGAATTCATCAGAATCAAGGTGCTGTTCTGATGTAAATGAAAGTTCCCTGGCCAGATAAATATGTACGTGGTTTGCAAAAAGGGCAGGGTTTGGGTTAAGGCTTCCAAGGTGAATCAGATTTTTTGACTCAGCTCCAGTTTCTTCCTTTAGTTCCCTTGCAGCACCTGTTTCAGGTTTTTCTCCTTTTTCAATTACACCGCCTGGAAATTCAATGCTTAATTTTTTTTCTCCGTGGCGCCACTGTTTAACCATCAGAAATTTTCCATCATGTTCAGGAATAACGATAACCCAGTCATTTGCCTCATTTACAATGTATGTTCCCAGCTGACCGTCAGGACCTGTGCTGTCCCGTTCTGTTACTGTAAATACAGGAGTTTTAAAAACTTCCCGCCTGGCTTTTTCGTTCCATATAAGATTCTCGTTCATTAAGTACGCTCCTGAAATTTTGACAAATTACTTTTACATATTATAATTACAGTATACACAATTAAAAAGGGGGAAAACTATGGCAGTCATTACTATTACACGACAGATTGCGGCACGGGGAGACGAAATAGCTGTCGCCCTTGCAGAACGACTTAATTATAAGTTTATCGACCGCAAAACCATTGAGAAAAAAATAGTTGAACTTGGTTTTTCTGAAAAAAAACTTCCTAAATATGATGAACGCAAGCCGGGTTTTTTTGCAAACCTGACTAAGGACAGGGATGAATATCTTAACTATCTTCAGGTGGCTGTTCTTGATGCGGCTTCTCAGGATAATGTCATTCTCATCGGACGGGGGGCTTTTGTAATTTTACAGAAACTTGTATCTCTTGTTCCTCTGAAGTTTTATGCGGATGATTCAGTCCGTGTGCGGCGTCTTCAGGAAGAATTCAGTATAGACGAAAAACATGCACTTGCAAGAATTGCGGAAAGTGACACCAACAGAAAAGGGTTTCATAGAAGTTTCTTTGATGTGGATAATGATGATCCGCGGAATTTCCTTCTTACCGTGAATACAGGAGTTCTTTCGATTCCTACGGTTACAACGATGGTTGAAGATCTTGTAAAGAATCATGTTACCCCGCGTATGAGTGAAGAAGGCTGTTCTATGTGCAGAAACCTTCTTAAAACACAGCGTCTGGTTAATACGCTTATATTTGATTACAACGTTAACATAAATTATCTCCATGCAGATGTTGATGAAACAGGAAAGATAATTACTCTTCAGGGTGTTGCAGATTCTCATGCGGTGGTGGAGCATGCCGTTACTTTAAGTGCAAAGATTCTTCCTGACTGCGTAATAAAGTCTGCCGTAAGCGTGGTTCAGGATTCCAAGAAGTTTCATATAGGCTTCAACTGAGAATTATAGGATTGTATTGTAATAAAATAGGAAAACTCGTTATAATAGGGCACATGAAGACGTCGAATAAATTTACATTAGCCAGACTTGTACTGGCACCTGTACTGTTTTTTATATATTTTATTCCTGAATGGACTCATTCCTGCAGCGGAAGCGTACTTTCCGTTATCTCAGTATGTCTGATGATACCGCTTCTTGCCTTTGCAGAACTTACGGACTATTACGACGGAAGTTATGCCCGCAGGCATAATGAAGTCAGTGATTTCGGAAAAATGTTTGATCCTTTTGCAGATGTTTTCCTTCATATGTCGATGTTTACCTGTTTTGTATTTTCAGGATACATGCCGGTAATTCTTTATGTTCTTATTTTTTACAGGGAATTCGGCCAGAACTTTTTAAGAATGGTTGCCGCAAAGAGAGGTACAGCCATTGCAGCCCGCAAAGGCGGAAAGCTTAAGACGGTGTTCTATGTAGTAAGCTGCTTTGTTGCACTTGCCCAGGAAGGAATGTACCGTCTGGATTTAGTAAAGTATCTTGGAAAATACGGTGAACCGGTAAT comes from the Treponema rectale genome and includes:
- a CDS encoding LysM peptidoglycan-binding domain-containing protein, which encodes MKKFAMILSAALIASAAFAASYKNNTYQKLAKEYTVKAQKALDAGEYALSEEYAKKAEENAALSEEYIRHMLAKDNADRDMKAAKERIAYVESIHGDVNFPIAYEAAVKAYGQAEGAYTAEDYEGASRIAKTVLDTLAEIYEITPLPKYYIVRPWATDKDCFWNISGRPYVYNNPFLWENLYEANKSKLPKPSDPNLILPGMKMEIPSITGEYRDGVYSPDVEYEPYKPAK
- a CDS encoding NUDIX hydrolase, whose protein sequence is MNENLIWNEKARREVFKTPVFTVTERDSTGPDGQLGTYIVNEANDWVIVIPEHDGKFLMVKQWRHGEKKLSIEFPGGVIEKGEKPETGAARELKEETGAESKNLIHLGSLNPNPALFANHVHIYLARELSFTSEQHLDSDEFVNCMELPVEEVLKNQASELYQHALMSSAVGLYLTYKMQNAD
- a CDS encoding AAA family ATPase, with the translated sequence MAVITITRQIAARGDEIAVALAERLNYKFIDRKTIEKKIVELGFSEKKLPKYDERKPGFFANLTKDRDEYLNYLQVAVLDAASQDNVILIGRGAFVILQKLVSLVPLKFYADDSVRVRRLQEEFSIDEKHALARIAESDTNRKGFHRSFFDVDNDDPRNFLLTVNTGVLSIPTVTTMVEDLVKNHVTPRMSEEGCSMCRNLLKTQRLVNTLIFDYNVNINYLHADVDETGKIITLQGVADSHAVVEHAVTLSAKILPDCVIKSAVSVVQDSKKFHIGFN
- the pgsA gene encoding CDP-diacylglycerol--glycerol-3-phosphate 3-phosphatidyltransferase, whose protein sequence is MKTSNKFTLARLVLAPVLFFIYFIPEWTHSCSGSVLSVISVCLMIPLLAFAELTDYYDGSYARRHNEVSDFGKMFDPFADVFLHMSMFTCFVFSGYMPVILYVLIFYREFGQNFLRMVAAKRGTAIAARKGGKLKTVFYVVSCFVALAQEGMYRLDLVKYLGKYGEPVMKYALYSGYGFFAVCALLAYISFADYLKNFGSVLKDSI